From Tissierellales bacterium, a single genomic window includes:
- a CDS encoding nucleoid-associated protein: MELINIKKIILHILDNSVGLPVLSEEEHPHNIDIMEFLEIHIEKVFNDINIKEAYFNTEDSEENLVKNLCMSISKDDSKFIEKTREFARLMFNIMVENPSIPPCDLICSLFEGDGKKYLGFFILDYSLSYIHHVEESNDKRVNRVIKQKITLPNKNQKINEFVIVDLEDYSILLKEKKYEINGQKEYYLSKHLLKSKSTLSNKEKMDIVNKVSKKIVKNYYEDDVKKMAEIKSAMVESVEETDTIDINHIKTEAFDKNLELQNIYDEEIEKMGLREKVIKVNEPLYKKIPTTQKMVTDDGIEIKIPVSFLTNNNKIEFLNNTDGTISILLKDIGEIKGK, from the coding sequence GTGGAACTTATTAATATTAAAAAAATTATATTACATATTTTAGATAATTCAGTAGGACTACCAGTACTTTCAGAAGAAGAGCACCCACATAATATAGATATAATGGAATTTTTAGAAATTCATATAGAAAAAGTTTTCAATGATATAAATATTAAAGAAGCTTATTTTAATACTGAAGACAGCGAAGAAAATTTAGTAAAAAATTTATGTATGAGTATTTCAAAAGATGATAGCAAATTTATAGAAAAAACTAGAGAATTTGCAAGACTTATGTTTAATATAATGGTTGAAAATCCATCTATACCTCCTTGTGACCTAATTTGTTCATTGTTTGAAGGTGATGGTAAAAAATACTTAGGTTTTTTTATACTTGATTATAGTCTTTCCTATATACACCATGTTGAAGAATCAAATGACAAAAGAGTTAACAGAGTTATAAAACAAAAAATAACTTTGCCTAACAAGAATCAAAAAATAAATGAATTTGTAATAGTGGATTTAGAGGATTATTCAATACTGTTGAAAGAAAAAAAATATGAAATCAATGGTCAGAAAGAATATTATTTGTCTAAACATTTATTAAAATCAAAAAGTACATTATCAAATAAAGAAAAAATGGATATTGTAAATAAGGTATCTAAAAAAATAGTTAAAAATTATTATGAAGATGATGTTAAAAAAATGGCGGAAATAAAAAGTGCAATGGTTGAAAGTGTAGAGGAAACAGATACCATAGATATAAATCATATTAAAACCGAAGCTTTTGACAAAAATTTAGAACTCCAGAACATATACGATGAAGAAATAGAAAAAATGGGATTAAGGGAAAAGGTTATAAAAGTAAATGAGCCTTTATATAAAAAAATACCCACGACCCAAAAAATGGTAACGGACGATGGAATAGAAATAAAAATTCCAGTATCCTTTTTAACTAATAATAATAAAATAGAATTTCTAAACAACACTGATGGAACAATATCCATATTACTTAAAGACATTGGAGAAATAAAAGGAAAATAA
- the rpoD gene encoding RNA polymerase sigma factor RpoD, with protein MSHNEKKTAVENLVTKGQEKGSLTYKEIMDCFGEMDLDSEQIDEIYQGFEDKNIEIIEDDDDEGDIDTEDPVSKDVKVGDPVRMYLKEIGKVDLLTKEEEIELAKRMEAGDEFAKQELAEANLRLVVSIAKKHIGRGMSFLDLIQEGNLGLIKAVEKFDYTKGYKFSTYATWWIRQAITRAIADQARTIRIPVHMIENINKLVRVQRQLVQDLGREPTPEEISRNMNMEVDKVRDIMKIAQKPISLETPIGEEEDSQLGDFVEDEHIQTPAETATYIMLKEQLVDVLDTLTPREREVLRLRFGLDDGKARTLEEVGREFDVTRERIRQIEAKALRKLRHPSRSKKLKDFLED; from the coding sequence GTGAGTCATAATGAAAAAAAGACTGCAGTTGAAAACTTAGTTACAAAGGGCCAGGAAAAAGGTAGTCTTACCTACAAAGAAATAATGGATTGTTTTGGAGAAATGGACCTAGATTCCGAGCAAATAGATGAAATCTATCAAGGTTTCGAAGATAAAAATATTGAGATAATAGAGGATGATGATGACGAGGGCGATATAGATACTGAGGACCCTGTTTCTAAAGATGTGAAAGTAGGGGACCCTGTTAGAATGTATTTAAAAGAAATAGGGAAAGTAGACCTACTGACTAAGGAAGAAGAAATTGAATTGGCTAAAAGAATGGAAGCAGGAGATGAATTTGCTAAACAAGAACTTGCTGAAGCTAATTTAAGATTAGTAGTAAGTATTGCTAAAAAACACATTGGAAGAGGAATGTCATTTTTAGATTTAATTCAAGAAGGTAATTTAGGTCTTATAAAAGCAGTAGAAAAATTTGACTATACTAAAGGCTATAAATTTAGTACCTATGCTACTTGGTGGATACGACAAGCAATAACAAGGGCTATTGCTGACCAAGCAAGAACTATAAGAATTCCTGTTCATATGATTGAAAATATAAACAAGCTTGTTAGAGTTCAAAGGCAACTTGTACAAGATCTCGGTAGGGAACCAACCCCAGAAGAAATATCAAGGAATATGAACATGGAAGTAGATAAAGTTAGGGATATAATGAAGATAGCACAAAAACCTATTTCCTTAGAGACTCCAATAGGTGAAGAAGAAGATAGCCAATTAGGTGACTTTGTAGAAGACGAGCATATTCAAACCCCAGCTGAAACTGCCACATACATCATGCTGAAAGAACAACTTGTAGACGTTTTAGACACCTTGACTCCTAGGGAACGAGAAGTATTAAGGTTAAGATTTGGTTTAGATGATGGTAAAGCAAGAACCTTGGAAGAGGTTGGAAGGGAATTTGACGTTACAAGAGAAAGAATTAGACAAATAGAAGCAAAAGCCCTTAGAAAACTTAGACACCCTAGTAGAAGTAAAAAACTAAAAGATTTCTTAGAAGACTAA
- a CDS encoding putative manganese transporter, with product MAGEILRLIVKSAENAFIEVTVFVGAVLLIFGYINFRKSGKLVEKIENSKKVQPIIGALLGLTPGCGGAIFVMPLFPKGTVSFGTIVATLIATMGDSAFVIMSVMPLQYILVSIMSFIVAIITGYIVDYFKFGDYLFEAMHEKKRTKSAVELIHKDTDHTLQVLETGNAQGELEHIGHEEGDEIDLILHHEIKGHQEHDTLGYKFTHSAYTIYWVVISVGLILGVLDLFQIDLNNNLSTILGVGGTVLSLIMMIMSKKFIQDDTHEEAELKTLNLKETIVHNAQETAFVGTWVFFAYLAYEFFILALGSGNYIAGEALVTSFLTQTGLSAVIIGALVGIIPGCGPQIIFVTLYTRGLVPFSALLANAISQDGDALFPLIAIDKRSAFWSTVFNTIPALIAGVLAYMIEVNFF from the coding sequence GTGGCAGGAGAAATATTAAGATTGATAGTGAAAAGTGCAGAAAATGCTTTTATTGAAGTTACTGTATTTGTTGGAGCTGTCTTATTGATTTTCGGATATATTAATTTTAGGAAATCTGGAAAGCTTGTAGAAAAAATAGAAAACTCTAAAAAAGTCCAGCCTATTATTGGTGCTCTTTTAGGACTTACTCCAGGTTGTGGTGGTGCTATTTTTGTAATGCCTTTGTTCCCTAAAGGAACTGTAAGTTTTGGTACCATTGTGGCCACTTTAATTGCTACAATGGGAGACTCTGCCTTCGTTATTATGTCAGTTATGCCTTTGCAATATATTTTAGTAAGCATAATGTCTTTTATAGTCGCTATAATAACAGGATATATTGTAGATTACTTTAAGTTTGGAGATTACCTCTTTGAAGCAATGCATGAAAAGAAAAGAACCAAATCAGCTGTAGAACTGATCCACAAAGATACTGATCACACATTACAAGTTTTAGAAACTGGTAATGCTCAAGGAGAATTAGAACATATAGGTCATGAGGAAGGGGATGAAATAGACCTTATCCTTCATCATGAAATAAAAGGACATCAAGAACACGATACTTTAGGATATAAGTTCACTCATAGCGCCTATACTATCTATTGGGTAGTCATTTCTGTAGGACTAATCCTTGGAGTCCTGGATTTATTCCAAATAGATTTAAATAATAATTTAAGCACTATTTTAGGCGTTGGAGGAACAGTACTATCCTTAATAATGATGATAATGAGTAAGAAATTCATTCAAGATGACACACATGAGGAAGCGGAGCTAAAAACTTTAAATTTAAAAGAAACTATAGTTCATAATGCCCAAGAAACTGCTTTTGTAGGCACATGGGTGTTTTTCGCTTATTTAGCATATGAATTCTTTATACTAGCATTAGGTTCAGGAAACTACATAGCTGGTGAAGCTTTAGTCACATCTTTCTTGACGCAAACAGGCTTATCTGCAGTGATAATAGGTGCCTTAGTAGGAATTATTCCAGGGTGTGGCCCTCAAATTATATTTGTAACATTATATACTAGAGGTTTAGTTCCATTCTCAGCACTTTTAGCTAATGCTATATCCCAAGATGGAGACGCATTATTTCCTTTAATAGCTATTGATAAAAGGTCGGCATTTTGGTCTACAGTATTTAATACTATACCAGCTTTAATTGCAGGAGTACTTGCTTATATGATAGAAGTAAATTTCTTTTAG
- a CDS encoding NADPH-dependent FMN reductase, with protein sequence MKIVALVGSMSKESNNRKVAEFMKDRYKEDLDIEILPIGKLPMYNQDIELDPPEIVIELREKIRKSDGILFLTPEYNHSIPAVLKNAIDWFSRVEMVMINKPSMVVGATLGNLGTVRAQVHLRQILNSGAVATLNLPGNEVFISSIHEKLDETGKLVDESTIEYLDGVVKNFIDWVNKVG encoded by the coding sequence ATGAAGATTGTAGCATTAGTGGGAAGTATGAGTAAAGAATCTAATAATAGAAAAGTTGCAGAATTCATGAAGGATAGATATAAAGAAGATTTAGATATTGAAATATTACCTATTGGAAAGCTCCCTATGTATAATCAAGATATTGAATTAGACCCACCAGAAATAGTTATTGAATTAAGGGAAAAGATAAGGAAAAGTGATGGAATATTATTCTTAACACCAGAATACAATCATTCCATACCAGCAGTCTTAAAAAATGCAATAGATTGGTTTTCTAGAGTAGAAATGGTTATGATAAATAAGCCTTCTATGGTAGTTGGAGCTACATTAGGTAATCTTGGTACTGTGAGAGCCCAAGTTCATCTTCGTCAAATTTTGAATTCTGGAGCAGTAGCTACACTAAATTTACCGGGAAATGAAGTTTTTATTAGTAGTATTCATGAAAAATTAGATGAGACGGGGAAATTAGTTGATGAATCTACTATTGAGTACTTAGATGGAGTGGTTAAAAATTTTATAGATTGGGTTAACAAAGTAGGTTAA